The DNA region ATTTTCATGCGGATCTGCTGCTGATGGAGAATGAACACAGCACATACCAGTTAACCAAAAAATTAATTGAGAGCGGCTACAAAAGTATCGGATTTGCCGGGGATTACAATCACTGCAAGAGTTTTAATGAACGATGGGTTGGATATCACCGGGCGATGCTGGAATCGGGGTTGCAGGTCGATCTGTCCCAATGCATCGTGGATGATGATCGCCTGTTTTTCTCCAGGCCGGGATGGATGAACCTGAGAGTTGCAGAGATGGAGTCCTTCCCTTCCGCTTATGTATGCGCCAATGACTTCATCGCGGTCGAACTGATCAGGGCTTTGAAAGCGAAAAATGTTACAGTCCCACAGGATATTGTGGTATGCGGATTCGATAATGCTCCCGAATCACGAATTATTGAACCCGCTTTAACAACGGTTCATATCTACAGCACTGAAATGGGCATCAAGGCTGCGGAGATGCTGTTATCCCGGATTGATAACCCGTCACAGCCTTATCAGGTCGCGCACATTGTGACCAAACCAATCATACGGGAGTCCACGCCTACGATTATGAGGGCCAATCCACAGACCATCTAACCCAAGATATATTTTCTCTCTGCAAAACAAATAACCGTGTCCTTCACGAGCCATTCGTCGTAAAGGATACGGTTTTCTTGAATTACAGAGATGCCTTGGATGCTCCTTGGGCTGAACGTACCTCCGTACGAATCAGATTAAAGATCATGAAGACCAGCACAACCATTTGTGGGATAAATGTCTCCCATGTCGGA from Paenibacillus sp. JNUCC-31 includes:
- a CDS encoding LacI family DNA-binding transcriptional regulator, translating into MAKEKVTIQDIADALGISRNTASKALNDSGNIPEETRNRVIKKAIELKYKQFAYMDSEHVLTKAQSNIALLTENLPNTSHFGSLLISGLEKRISAEGYNLSIHIVRDVDQESLTLPNNFDISNVDGIICIELFDLEYTRLITDLGIPTIFIDCASNVCYPDFHADLLLMENEHSTYQLTKKLIESGYKSIGFAGDYNHCKSFNERWVGYHRAMLESGLQVDLSQCIVDDDRLFFSRPGWMNLRVAEMESFPSAYVCANDFIAVELIRALKAKNVTVPQDIVVCGFDNAPESRIIEPALTTVHIYSTEMGIKAAEMLLSRIDNPSQPYQVAHIVTKPIIRESTPTIMRANPQTI